The following coding sequences lie in one Methanothermobacter sp. MT-2 genomic window:
- a CDS encoding periplasmic solute binding protein → MKKTKIFILIATITILICAFYITSKGGETGPEEKIIVAASIMPQKEFIEAVGGDKVKVIVMVPPGADPHTYEPQPSQLRELSKAKIYFQVGSGIEFEKTWMEKLKELNPEMKIINCSEGIKLIKEDPHVWTSPQNAIIMVENIYKALIKEDPANREYYTKNKDQYISRLKELDKKFNQTLTEKQNKKILVYHPAWTYLFKDYKIEQITIEQEGKEPSPQKLAKIIQEAKKANIKIIIISPQSNKQSAQAIADEIGAKIVTIDPLAENYIKNMEKMLQTLKDI, encoded by the coding sequence ATGAAAAAAACAAAAATATTCATTCTAATCGCAACAATCACCATCCTAATATGCGCCTTCTATATTACAAGTAAAGGTGGTGAAACAGGCCCCGAAGAAAAAATAATAGTAGCAGCATCAATAATGCCCCAAAAAGAATTCATAGAAGCAGTCGGAGGAGACAAAGTAAAAGTCATAGTAATGGTGCCACCCGGAGCAGACCCACACACCTACGAACCCCAACCAAGCCAACTAAGAGAACTATCAAAGGCAAAAATCTACTTCCAAGTAGGCTCAGGAATAGAATTCGAAAAAACATGGATGGAAAAACTAAAAGAACTAAACCCAGAAATGAAAATAATAAACTGCTCAGAGGGGATAAAACTCATAAAAGAAGACCCACACGTATGGACATCCCCACAAAACGCCATAATAATGGTTGAAAACATCTATAAAGCCCTCATAAAAGAAGACCCGGCTAACAGAGAATATTACACAAAAAACAAGGACCAATACATTTCAAGGCTCAAAGAACTAGACAAAAAATTCAACCAAACCCTCACCGAAAAACAAAACAAAAAAATACTAGTATACCATCCAGCATGGACCTACCTCTTCAAAGACTACAAAATAGAACAAATCACCATAGAACAAGAAGGCAAAGAACCATCACCCCAAAAACTCGCAAAGATCATCCAAGAAGCCAAAAAAGCAAATATAAAAATTATAATCATATCACCACAATCAAATAAACAAAGCGCCCAAGCCATAGCAGACGAAATAGGTGCAAAAATAGTCACCATAGACCCACTCGCAGAAAACTACATCAAAAACATGGAAAAAATGCTACAAACCCTCAAAGACATTTAA
- a CDS encoding putative transcriptional regulator: MFMTVISISISKKLLEEIDALKDEMGFSSRSDIIRTASRMLIDEKRKEMDIKGEVNGVLFLIHKREVEDKVNNIKHDYEDIINTQIHSHLKNKNCLEIFILEGGAEKIRELTSRFRNCGKMEHLKLIII, from the coding sequence TTGTTCATGACTGTAATCAGCATTTCAATAAGCAAAAAACTCCTAGAAGAGATAGATGCTTTAAAGGATGAGATGGGATTTTCAAGCCGCTCAGATATTATAAGAACAGCATCCAGGATGTTAATAGATGAAAAAAGGAAAGAAATGGATATAAAAGGAGAAGTTAATGGTGTGCTCTTCCTCATACACAAAAGAGAAGTTGAAGATAAGGTAAACAATATCAAACATGACTATGAAGATATCATAAACACACAAATCCACAGCCACCTAAAAAACAAGAACTGCCTTGAAATCTTCATCCTAGAAGGTGGAGCTGAAAAAATAAGAGAACTCACCTCCAGATTCCGAAATTGTGGAAAAATGGAACACCTCAAACTTATAATCATCTAA
- a CDS encoding precorrin-4 C11-methyltransferase, translated as MKGKVFFIGGGPGDPELLTLKAVKVMKDSDIVIYAGSLVNKKVLDFVADSAEVYDSSSMTLDEIIKVMVDGANSGKIVSRIHTGDPSIYGAIMEQMRELEKKKIPFDVIPGVSSLFAAAAALKTELTVPGVSQTVIITRPSGRTPVPRREDLGALASHRSTMCIFLGVHKIGEVVKSLREHYGDDTPVAVVKRASWEDEEIVRGRLSDIEDKVKRSNIRRTAIIIVGDVLEPGEFKASRLYDASFSHGYRKA; from the coding sequence ATGAAAGGGAAAGTGTTCTTTATTGGAGGCGGGCCGGGGGATCCTGAACTTTTAACTTTGAAGGCTGTTAAGGTTATGAAAGATTCTGATATAGTGATATATGCAGGTTCTCTTGTGAATAAGAAGGTTCTAGATTTTGTGGCTGATTCGGCTGAAGTTTATGATAGTTCATCCATGACTTTAGATGAGATTATTAAGGTTATGGTGGATGGTGCCAATTCTGGGAAGATTGTTTCAAGGATACATACAGGGGATCCTTCGATTTATGGGGCTATAATGGAGCAGATGAGGGAGCTTGAAAAGAAAAAAATCCCTTTTGATGTTATACCAGGGGTGAGTTCTCTTTTCGCCGCTGCAGCCGCCCTTAAGACGGAGTTAACCGTGCCTGGGGTTTCTCAGACTGTTATAATAACAAGACCTTCTGGTAGGACTCCCGTGCCTAGAAGGGAGGATTTAGGGGCTCTTGCAAGTCATCGTTCTACCATGTGCATATTCCTTGGCGTTCATAAGATCGGGGAGGTTGTTAAAAGTTTAAGGGAGCATTATGGTGATGATACGCCTGTAGCAGTTGTTAAAAGGGCCTCATGGGAAGACGAAGAAATAGTAAGGGGTAGGCTTTCAGATATAGAAGATAAGGTGAAGAGGAGTAATATTAGGAGGACTGCTATTATCATCGTTGGGGATGTTCTTGAACCTGGAGAATTTAAAGCTTCAAGGTTGTATGATGCTAGTTTTAGTCATGGGTATCGGAAGGCTTAG
- a CDS encoding regulator protein, with product MTKTKKEKLDDVLSAFMQVGQIRACGIVSKEGLLINARTPPDVDARIFSALCSTIMGAAEAASGQMNTGTVNEITVRTEKGIIILKPAGEKAIFTALAEPDAHLGLLLVEMETRAEQVKEILKEM from the coding sequence ATGACCAAAACAAAAAAGGAAAAACTAGATGATGTTCTTTCAGCGTTTATGCAAGTGGGGCAGATACGAGCGTGTGGAATCGTATCCAAGGAAGGCCTACTTATCAATGCACGCACACCCCCAGATGTTGACGCAAGGATATTCTCAGCCTTATGTTCCACTATCATGGGAGCCGCCGAGGCAGCCTCTGGCCAGATGAATACTGGTACGGTGAATGAGATCACCGTAAGAACCGAGAAGGGTATAATAATCCTAAAACCTGCAGGAGAAAAGGCCATATTCACAGCACTCGCAGAACCAGACGCTCACTTAGGACTTTTACTCGTTGAAATGGAAACTAGGGCAGAACAGGTGAAAGAAATCCTCAAGGAGATGTGA
- a CDS encoding small GTPase: MKRTYIPKLDDILGGGIVDNASVMFSAVPGVDCEAFGYQMLYGRLKEGDKGFIFTNVAEPETITYEFNSYGWDLEKFLESGDAFFVDGSSPFMGLPSTARYSVDDYSKIEEIVLEAISDVPGGIGVINNLSTLIDYLGEDETINIIKKWNLYSRRYNTNLIYLFTKWDYTPSLVQNLKKIMDCVVEIRTIEERVIIGQGFMVAHSSWSKPSKTMVLFFVVQPGGVKVYIPKILVTGPYNAGKSTFVKKISKRAVSVDRKALSAFPTTIALDIGHLEYKGFIADVFGTPGQERFDLLLDVLGRESVGAFIIVDSTAPQTFARAKEMIRKTRAEAIPKVLVANKQDLPGALSPEEIREKMKLGEEVPIIPAIVTEGKGVTDALDALLGLLYGD; this comes from the coding sequence ATGAAGAGGACCTACATCCCCAAACTCGATGATATACTTGGTGGGGGTATAGTCGATAACGCTTCTGTCATGTTTTCTGCTGTCCCTGGTGTGGATTGTGAGGCCTTCGGTTACCAGATGCTATATGGGCGATTAAAAGAAGGGGACAAAGGTTTCATATTCACGAATGTGGCCGAACCTGAAACTATAACCTATGAATTCAACTCCTATGGTTGGGATCTTGAAAAATTTCTTGAAAGTGGGGATGCATTCTTTGTTGATGGAAGTTCACCATTCATGGGATTACCATCAACTGCAAGATATTCCGTTGATGATTATTCAAAAATAGAAGAGATCGTACTAGAAGCTATAAGTGATGTGCCAGGTGGTATAGGTGTTATAAATAACCTCTCAACCCTAATAGATTATCTTGGGGAAGATGAGACCATAAACATTATAAAAAAATGGAACCTATATAGTAGGAGGTATAATACAAACCTTATTTACCTATTCACCAAATGGGATTATACTCCTAGCCTAGTGCAAAATCTTAAAAAGATCATGGATTGTGTAGTTGAAATTAGGACAATAGAGGAAAGGGTTATAATAGGCCAGGGTTTCATGGTGGCTCATTCTTCCTGGTCGAAACCATCAAAGACCATGGTCTTATTCTTTGTAGTGCAACCAGGTGGCGTTAAAGTATACATACCCAAGATATTAGTCACAGGCCCATATAATGCAGGTAAGTCAACTTTCGTCAAAAAGATATCGAAGAGGGCTGTTTCGGTTGATAGAAAGGCTTTATCAGCTTTCCCCACTACGATAGCCTTGGATATAGGACACCTCGAATATAAGGGTTTTATAGCGGATGTGTTCGGCACACCCGGCCAGGAGCGATTCGACCTACTATTGGATGTTCTAGGGAGAGAATCGGTCGGAGCTTTTATAATTGTTGACTCAACAGCCCCGCAGACATTTGCAAGGGCTAAGGAGATGATAAGGAAGACCAGGGCGGAGGCCATACCGAAGGTTTTAGTTGCGAATAAACAGGATCTGCCAGGGGCGCTTTCGCCGGAAGAAATACGTGAAAAGATGAAGCTTGGTGAAGAGGTACCTATCATACCAGCCATAGTAACTGAGGGGAAAGGGGTTACTGATGCTTTGGATGCTCTTTTAGGATTGCTTTATGGTGATTGA
- a CDS encoding predicted ATPase yields the protein MKNNSDITNLGDLLGDIEPGKIVLLYGPPKVGKSIFCYQFLYSGLKGGEPCLYIAADYGLRQLEQRMMEFNWFLQPYIQSGEVYIIDILTRLAGVKIGDSNAVKFSSVQNLADLMVKVGVGTRSLFRKSSKFRAVLDSLTMIFAFNPPNLVLRLMKAYKNRVSEANGIGLVVHTTGTVEPQFETSLMELADFKICFDGKSIQVESSAGKKSAQYTITDEGIKCWGIE from the coding sequence ATGAAAAATAATTCTGATATAACAAATCTTGGGGATCTCCTTGGAGATATAGAACCTGGGAAAATTGTACTACTCTATGGCCCTCCTAAGGTGGGTAAATCCATATTCTGTTACCAGTTTTTGTATTCTGGTCTTAAGGGTGGAGAACCATGTTTGTATATAGCGGCTGATTATGGTTTAAGGCAACTTGAGCAGAGGATGATGGAGTTTAATTGGTTTTTGCAACCATATATTCAAAGTGGTGAAGTTTACATAATAGATATTTTAACCCGTTTGGCAGGTGTTAAGATTGGGGATTCAAATGCTGTGAAGTTTTCATCAGTTCAAAACCTTGCAGATCTTATGGTTAAGGTGGGTGTGGGGACGCGTTCATTATTCCGGAAATCATCCAAGTTCAGAGCGGTTCTAGATTCACTCACAATGATCTTTGCATTTAACCCGCCAAACCTTGTATTGAGGCTGATGAAAGCTTATAAGAATCGTGTAAGTGAAGCAAATGGTATAGGGCTTGTGGTGCATACAACAGGGACTGTTGAACCACAATTTGAAACATCTTTGATGGAATTGGCTGATTTTAAGATATGTTTTGATGGAAAGAGCATCCAAGTAGAATCCTCCGCAGGTAAAAAATCGGCACAATACACCATAACAGACGAGGGGATCAAGTGTTGGGGAATAGAATGA
- a CDS encoding glycosyltransferase, with product MLTAEFNNILTVSIICFTIAFSSTYLVMPRLINKLRNANLVGKDLHKLSKPIVAEMGGIGILFGFIIGMFIAICTFPKLHYELMVTLLVILLVGVVGMIDDLVRLSSKEKLFLLFLAGLPLIWVAPPNVGILYLISMPIAVSIASNLTNMLAGLNGIESGLGSIAMISLTASCIIMGKYDVSLITMTMLGSLLAFLIYNRYPSRVFPGDVGTLIIGACIAAVAFIGRVKSIAFIVLLPNIIDSLLKFYSAGVMERHKHAPTKVTEDGKLVAPPEGFNSLIRWILRRPMKEKHVVLIVWFIGILFGSLGILLAFILPLDPI from the coding sequence ATGTTAACAGCCGAATTTAACAACATATTAACAGTCTCTATCATCTGTTTTACCATAGCATTTTCATCAACTTACCTTGTAATGCCAAGATTAATAAACAAACTGAGAAATGCTAACCTAGTTGGAAAAGATTTGCATAAGCTCTCCAAGCCAATAGTCGCAGAGATGGGTGGAATCGGCATACTTTTCGGTTTCATAATAGGAATGTTCATAGCCATCTGCACATTCCCAAAACTCCACTATGAACTCATGGTAACCCTACTAGTCATCCTACTTGTAGGTGTAGTAGGTATGATAGACGACCTTGTAAGACTATCATCAAAGGAAAAACTTTTCCTCCTATTCCTAGCAGGACTCCCACTTATATGGGTGGCACCACCCAACGTAGGGATACTCTACCTTATAAGCATGCCAATAGCAGTTTCAATCGCCTCAAACCTTACCAACATGCTAGCAGGCTTGAATGGGATCGAATCAGGACTCGGATCCATAGCAATGATCTCCCTCACAGCATCCTGTATAATAATGGGAAAATATGATGTTTCACTTATCACAATGACAATGTTAGGATCACTACTAGCCTTCTTAATATATAATCGTTATCCTTCACGTGTATTCCCAGGAGATGTTGGGACGCTTATAATAGGTGCATGTATAGCAGCCGTGGCATTCATAGGCCGTGTGAAAAGCATAGCATTCATCGTGTTATTACCTAATATAATAGATTCTCTCCTAAAGTTTTATAGTGCAGGTGTCATGGAAAGACATAAGCATGCCCCGACCAAAGTGACAGAGGATGGTAAACTTGTAGCTCCCCCAGAAGGTTTCAATTCTCTTATAAGATGGATACTAAGAAGGCCTATGAAAGAAAAACATGTTGTACTCATTGTATGGTTTATAGGAATACTATTCGGTTCCCTTGGGATACTATTAGCCTTTATATTACCCCTCGACCCCATATAA
- a CDS encoding DNA-binding protein containing HTH domain of resolvase, whose translation MTKKIHVKQHLTSRKIIEILEKNPDLEKIICPPSIYKRIPSKYLEALKKLNIKVEPLHGRARKYTEKDAKLIRKLLSEGKTPKEIAGITKIPIKSIYYLKGDMKLKRGPKPKYDKNTRMKVQKMARNGMPPKKIAEKFNIPLRTVYHIIKKG comes from the coding sequence TTGACGAAAAAAATACATGTAAAACAACATTTAACTTCGCGTAAAATAATAGAAATCCTAGAAAAGAACCCAGACCTTGAAAAGATCATATGCCCACCAAGCATCTATAAGAGAATCCCATCAAAATACCTTGAAGCCCTCAAAAAACTAAACATAAAAGTGGAACCCTTACATGGAAGAGCACGAAAATACACAGAAAAGGACGCGAAACTGATCAGAAAACTCCTAAGTGAAGGTAAAACCCCGAAAGAGATAGCAGGCATAACAAAGATACCCATCAAAAGCATATACTACCTCAAAGGGGATATGAAACTTAAAAGAGGGCCTAAACCAAAATATGATAAAAATACAAGGATGAAAGTGCAGAAGATGGCGAGGAATGGCATGCCACCCAAAAAAATAGCTGAAAAATTCAATATACCCCTAAGAACAGTCTATCATATAATCAAAAAAGGGTGA
- a CDS encoding methionine--tRNA ligase, translating to MNKIFITCALPYANGPTHLGHLRSTYIPADIYARYNRMKNRDVLFVCATDEHGTPIAVKAEKESKEPIEVATYYYKMIRRDLEACDISFDNFSRTSNPLHHRIAQNFFLKLYEKDFIYEKDIKQFYCSECQRFLPDRYVEGECPYCGAEDARGDHCEACGRHLEPLQLIKPKCMICGSEPKVKKSRHYFFRLSKFQDRILEWIKNNEKLPANVKNYALQWVREGLKDWILTRDMEWGIPVPLKEAKGKIIYVWGEAFLGYISSAVEWSEKTGQNWKEYWDDTVVHFIGKDIIYHHAIFWPALLMAYGCKLPDNIIAGEYLSLEGKKMSTSKNWVVWTSEFLESFESDILRYYLTINAPLTRDTDFSWDDFQRRVNDELADILGNFLHRTFSFTNRFFNGQIPEADDLKDEDLQILEDMKNVKEDIEGAIEGFNFREGLVKIIGLAKKGNKYFNDQEPWKNIKEDPDRAAACIFICNQLAKAIGVFLIPYMPRKSNEILKILNLEENPSWDDATMPVEAGHKIRKAKPLFAKIQDKIIEEEKRKLHQKTKTREVTIDDFARLDLRVGKIIEASKVKGSDKLLKLKVDLNDKTIQVVAGIGSKYQASELPGKKVIILANIKPTRLFGIKSEGMILATAEKMGLLTVEDGEIGEKIK from the coding sequence ATGAACAAAATATTTATCACCTGCGCACTTCCATATGCAAATGGTCCAACGCATCTTGGACATTTAAGATCAACGTATATACCCGCGGATATATATGCTCGCTACAATAGGATGAAAAACAGAGATGTTTTATTTGTATGTGCAACAGATGAACATGGAACCCCCATAGCCGTCAAGGCCGAGAAGGAATCAAAAGAACCCATTGAGGTGGCAACATATTATTACAAGATGATCCGTCGCGATCTTGAAGCATGTGACATATCATTCGACAATTTTTCACGCACAAGCAACCCATTACATCATAGGATAGCCCAAAACTTTTTCCTAAAACTCTATGAAAAGGATTTCATCTATGAAAAGGATATAAAACAATTTTATTGTAGTGAATGCCAACGATTCCTCCCAGACAGGTACGTTGAAGGCGAATGTCCATACTGTGGCGCTGAAGATGCTAGGGGAGACCATTGCGAGGCTTGCGGCAGACACCTTGAACCTTTACAATTGATAAAACCTAAATGTATGATCTGCGGCTCAGAACCCAAGGTTAAAAAATCTAGACACTATTTTTTCAGACTGAGCAAATTCCAGGATAGAATCCTTGAATGGATAAAAAACAATGAAAAATTGCCTGCGAATGTTAAAAATTATGCGCTGCAATGGGTGCGGGAAGGTCTAAAAGATTGGATACTTACAAGGGACATGGAATGGGGCATACCAGTCCCCCTTAAGGAAGCCAAGGGAAAAATAATCTATGTATGGGGTGAAGCATTCCTAGGCTATATTTCATCAGCAGTTGAATGGAGCGAAAAAACGGGCCAGAACTGGAAAGAATACTGGGATGATACCGTAGTGCACTTCATAGGCAAAGATATAATCTATCATCATGCGATTTTCTGGCCAGCTCTGCTCATGGCATATGGTTGTAAACTCCCAGATAATATCATAGCAGGAGAATATCTTTCACTTGAGGGTAAAAAGATGTCCACAAGCAAAAATTGGGTTGTCTGGACATCAGAATTCCTGGAAAGTTTTGAAAGCGACATTCTAAGATATTATCTTACAATAAACGCCCCCCTTACAAGGGACACTGACTTCTCATGGGATGACTTCCAGAGAAGAGTAAATGATGAATTAGCAGACATCCTAGGTAATTTCCTGCACCGGACATTCTCATTTACCAATAGATTCTTCAATGGCCAAATACCAGAGGCCGATGACCTTAAAGATGAAGATTTGCAAATCCTAGAAGATATGAAGAATGTTAAAGAGGATATTGAAGGTGCTATTGAAGGATTCAATTTCAGGGAGGGTCTTGTGAAGATAATAGGCTTGGCAAAAAAAGGTAATAAATATTTCAACGACCAAGAACCGTGGAAAAACATCAAAGAAGATCCTGACAGGGCCGCGGCTTGCATATTCATTTGTAATCAATTAGCTAAGGCCATTGGAGTATTCTTAATACCATATATGCCTAGAAAATCCAATGAAATATTAAAAATCCTCAACTTAGAAGAGAATCCTTCATGGGATGATGCCACCATGCCAGTTGAAGCCGGACACAAAATCAGAAAAGCCAAACCATTATTCGCCAAGATCCAGGATAAGATCATAGAGGAAGAAAAACGCAAACTCCACCAGAAAACAAAAACCAGGGAGGTTACAATAGACGATTTTGCCAGATTAGATTTGAGAGTAGGTAAAATAATAGAAGCTTCTAAGGTTAAAGGATCAGATAAACTACTAAAACTAAAAGTTGACCTAAATGATAAAACCATCCAGGTAGTGGCTGGCATAGGATCAAAATATCAGGCAAGCGAACTACCAGGAAAAAAAGTCATAATATTAGCTAATATAAAACCCACCAGGTTATTCGGCATAAAATCAGAGGGCATGATACTTGCAACAGCAGAAAAAATGGGATTATTAACCGTGGAAGATGGAGAAATCGGCGAAAAAATAAAATAA
- a CDS encoding Mur ligase middle domain protein, which yields MKFKCTTASLAGRLARFIVKLGRGMGRSFPGYLFLRMGGFDCLRELSKRSKIGNMLITGTNGKTTTTKMLCLLLKKDSSVSCNFDSNTVNAVATGLLGGKADFGIFEYGIRTAKYSMPDTVCKYVDPIGVIYTTISREHTMVAGEKNPFREYFKAKRLLSAPMKKGVIICNADDPRTAYIGMEKEKDVHVTYYGFDVGLEDQTPPSAPVHCPKCGEKLEYSRRYLNHRGIYTCKCGFSRPKPHVKLTKISEEDNKWKVEITAKTYNYTNQREVSTKLNLEIPTFGVHNLYNFLCASTSYMTFTPYPENIEDVIIKTSRELEDFTLPPGRFEIFKTRDKIVGIGQGDNGDALKVNLQVHPTEDMTLIYTTPDKGEDEIFQDHLKVILSAKPSKVHVFPGRESVSAAKEYYETVKEYFDSSFHPISNKDMDKKIEEIIKIIKESSTRSVMVSGCGPEHLFWARLKSKFKLG from the coding sequence ATGAAGTTTAAATGCACTACAGCGAGTTTAGCTGGGAGATTGGCTCGTTTCATAGTCAAGCTTGGAAGAGGTATGGGTAGGAGTTTCCCAGGCTACCTATTCCTTAGAATGGGTGGTTTTGATTGTCTAAGGGAACTTTCAAAAAGATCGAAGATTGGGAACATGCTCATAACCGGGACTAATGGTAAAACAACAACCACAAAAATGTTATGCTTGCTTTTAAAGAAAGACTCTTCAGTCTCATGCAACTTCGACAGCAACACAGTAAATGCTGTTGCAACCGGATTACTCGGTGGAAAAGCCGATTTCGGAATATTCGAGTATGGTATAAGAACAGCTAAATATTCCATGCCAGATACAGTCTGCAAATATGTGGATCCAATAGGCGTCATATACACAACAATTTCAAGGGAACATACAATGGTCGCTGGAGAAAAAAACCCATTCAGGGAATATTTTAAGGCCAAGAGATTGCTTTCAGCTCCGATGAAAAAGGGTGTTATAATCTGTAATGCTGATGACCCTAGAACAGCCTATATTGGAATGGAGAAAGAAAAGGACGTCCATGTTACATATTATGGTTTTGATGTGGGCCTGGAGGATCAAACACCACCAAGCGCACCTGTACATTGTCCAAAATGTGGGGAGAAACTAGAATATTCTAGGAGATACTTGAATCATCGGGGAATCTACACTTGCAAGTGTGGCTTTTCAAGACCCAAACCACACGTCAAACTAACAAAGATATCCGAAGAAGACAATAAATGGAAGGTAGAAATCACAGCCAAAACATACAATTATACAAACCAAAGGGAGGTTTCGACAAAACTCAACCTAGAAATACCAACCTTTGGCGTGCATAACCTATATAATTTCCTCTGCGCCTCCACATCCTACATGACATTCACACCTTACCCAGAAAACATAGAAGATGTGATTATAAAAACGAGCAGAGAACTTGAAGATTTCACCCTACCCCCAGGAAGGTTCGAAATATTTAAAACAAGGGATAAAATAGTGGGTATAGGTCAGGGAGACAATGGTGACGCTCTAAAAGTTAACCTTCAAGTTCATCCTACAGAGGACATGACACTCATCTATACAACCCCTGATAAAGGCGAGGATGAAATATTCCAAGACCATTTAAAGGTTATTTTATCAGCCAAACCTAGTAAGGTTCATGTTTTCCCGGGGCGGGAATCAGTTTCCGCAGCCAAAGAATATTATGAAACCGTTAAGGAGTATTTTGATTCTAGCTTCCATCCAATATCAAACAAGGACATGGACAAGAAAATAGAGGAGATCATCAAGATTATAAAAGAATCATCTACTAGGTCTGTTATGGTTTCTGGTTGCGGACCTGAACACTTGTTCTGGGCTAGATTAAAATCAAAATTTAAACTTGGATGA